The following is a genomic window from Mycolicibacterium sp. TY81.
TCTCTGATGGTTCGCGCGCCGAGGTCGGCACACATCGCGGTCGAACCGGCACCGGCCACGACGATCGCGGTGACCACCGGTCCGACCTGTGTCACAGAAGCCAGCGCAGCGCCGGCGCCCGACAGGTCACCGGCGCCGACCTCGATCAGCACGATGTTGAGCGTGAAGACGATCAACACCGTGTAGGGAATCGACAGCACGACAGTCGGTACGACGGAGACGCGCGCGACGAACCAGATCTGCTCGATCAGCTCGCGCCAGGCGTACGGCGGCCGCAGCATCGCGGCGAACGTCTCGCCTGCCATGACGATGAAATCGCCGACCGCCACAGCGGGGCGCGTCCAGGCCGCGGAGGCGCGCGGAGACGACTGGAGCGGTTGCGCCACAAGCTGCCTCCCAGTGTCGTTCCATCGTCGAGCTTGGCCCGGACGTTAGGAAGGCACCAGTTTGCTGTCAACGCAACAAAAGGGGGTACGACATCGTCAATTACCGAAGATGCAGGTGGACTCAACGCAATTGCTTCGGTTCACCCGGATTGAATCGCGCTGAGCCAAAACCTACCTGCATGCGCCCTGGTTACGGCGTCACGATGTTGAACCAGAGCTGGAAGGTGTCGAGCAGTCCGACGAACTCGTCCACCGACTGCCGATTGCCCTCCACGGTGACGTTGTTCGCTGTTATCGCGTCGGCGAGTTTGACTTTGCCGAGCTGAATCTCGTTCATTGTCGCCTTGGTCAGTTTCAGCCCGGCGTCGGCATTCGGGATGGTGCCGTCCGCGTAGTTGAGGACGCCGTTCTCGACGGTGAGGCCGTACTGCTTCTTGAGGTCCGTGAAGTCCACGTTGAGGGTGATCTTCTTGCCGGCGGCAGGTTTCGGGTGAGATCAGGGTGTCGTAGACGATCCAGCCGGTATTGCCTTTGATGAAGGTGATGTTCGACAGGACATAGCCGCGGACCTGGTAGATCTTGTCGGGCGCGATACCTCCCCCGAATTCTCGCCGTCGTCGCCGTTCGTCTGCACTTTCGAAGTTCGCCCCATGGCACCCGATTATGCCGATTCCGGCCGCCGAAACCGGTCAAATTTACGAATACGAACAATTCTTCTCCGGCGGCCGAGACGAT
Proteins encoded in this region:
- a CDS encoding alkyl sulfatase C-terminal domain-containing protein encodes the protein MDFTDLKKQYGLTVENGVLNYADGTIPNADAGLKLTKATMNEIQLGKVKLADAITANNVTVEGNRQSVDEFVGLLDTFQLWFNIVTP